The following proteins are co-located in the Candidatus Cloacimonadota bacterium genome:
- a CDS encoding T9SS type A sorting domain-containing protein yields the protein MFDIKRVIFTMLIVLICGFAYSQSGYVFSMEPVSEFSEYFASNSIFLCSDKSVVTIGEYDSMDSYNPSRLWFHDSVIIKLDPAGNLFFMPWTDYHSIIGVDIDAEDTVTYMSRYSYNNILLMSVDSDGVTAPIADAVSFPNKVIAINKALRTPNNEIVAVGKVFQGYNPQTSSAIYVRFSATGEVLTTALWPILQESLPGLNAEAYDLALMDNGNILIACRFAPYNGSILETQPDGTIVNQYDIPGENQSFNIVICPEPNKPSYIIAYRMGAYPDYSIHIDRFENTEFEPLFTIANTYLQDINSMILGTDNIYLCGYSRYAGTYGAGVLLSMNYDGAINRSWEQEGDNICHAMPWEAGIYSPSPGILALDDEGCIYWAWGNRGAQVITKLLPNGQLPIDDEVQAPPLNIISAYPNPMKDEITIKINQDDLSPAAENKLNIFNINGQLIRSLKLTKDETVWDGKNSGGKPCPKGIYLLRYQYGTSHVTKICKTR from the coding sequence ATGTTTGATATAAAAAGAGTGATTTTCACTATGCTTATCGTGCTAATATGCGGATTTGCATATTCCCAGAGCGGCTACGTATTTTCTATGGAGCCAGTCTCTGAGTTTTCTGAATACTTTGCATCCAATTCCATTTTTTTATGCTCCGATAAAAGTGTGGTGACAATAGGGGAGTATGATAGTATGGACTCGTACAATCCTTCCAGATTATGGTTTCATGACTCGGTAATTATCAAACTGGATCCAGCGGGGAATCTGTTCTTTATGCCCTGGACTGATTATCATTCAATTATTGGAGTAGATATTGACGCAGAGGATACTGTGACCTATATGAGCAGATATAGTTACAACAATATTCTATTGATGAGTGTGGATAGTGATGGGGTGACCGCTCCCATAGCTGATGCGGTTAGTTTTCCCAACAAGGTAATAGCCATCAATAAGGCGCTGCGCACTCCAAACAATGAAATTGTAGCTGTGGGCAAGGTATTCCAAGGTTATAATCCTCAGACATCATCTGCAATATATGTCCGCTTTTCAGCCACGGGAGAAGTTTTAACCACAGCTCTCTGGCCAATTTTGCAAGAGAGCCTTCCTGGTCTGAATGCAGAAGCTTATGATCTGGCTCTGATGGATAATGGCAATATCCTGATTGCCTGTAGATTTGCCCCCTATAATGGCTCTATACTGGAAACTCAGCCGGATGGCACTATAGTTAATCAGTATGACATACCTGGAGAGAATCAATCTTTTAATATTGTTATATGCCCAGAGCCTAACAAGCCATCATACATTATAGCTTATCGAATGGGCGCGTATCCTGATTATAGCATTCACATCGATAGATTTGAAAACACAGAATTTGAGCCTCTCTTTACCATAGCTAACACTTATCTGCAAGATATAAATTCAATGATACTTGGGACGGATAATATCTATCTATGCGGTTATTCGAGATATGCTGGGACTTATGGAGCTGGGGTTTTACTAAGTATGAACTATGATGGAGCAATCAACCGGTCATGGGAGCAAGAAGGAGATAACATCTGCCACGCCATGCCTTGGGAGGCGGGCATTTATTCCCCATCGCCGGGGATACTTGCGCTCGACGACGAAGGATGCATCTATTGGGCTTGGGGCAATAGAGGAGCACAGGTAATCACCAAGCTCTTGCCCAATGGACAATTGCCAATAGATGATGAGGTCCAGGCTCCTCCGCTAAACATCATTTCCGCATATCCAAACCCGATGAAAGATGAAATCACCATCAAGATCAACCAGGACGATTTGTCTCCAGCCGCTGAAAACAAACTAAACATCTTCAATATCAATGGTCAGTTGATACGCTCTCTGAAACTGACTAAAGATGAAACTGTATGGGACGGTAAAAACAGCGGGGGAAAACCCTGTCCCAAGGGGATATATCTGCTGCGCTACCAATATGGCACAAGCCATGTAACTAAAATTTGTAAAACCCGTTAG
- a CDS encoding S24 family peptidase: MAEPNGVIEDKDNRLQVEIPNTYIPQGAPNYMAFMVRGSSMKPQIMNDDIVLIYKTSEWDKVENLVCAVRVDGGITLKRVKFDHTKRSLLLEPINIDYPTLILDHDQTRDVYLLGTLAVQLRVYV, from the coding sequence GTGGCGGAGCCAAACGGAGTGATCGAGGATAAGGATAATCGCTTACAGGTTGAAATACCGAATACTTACATCCCGCAAGGTGCTCCCAACTACATGGCCTTCATGGTTCGAGGCAGCAGTATGAAGCCGCAGATCATGAATGACGATATAGTGTTGATATATAAGACATCTGAATGGGATAAGGTGGAAAACCTGGTCTGTGCCGTCCGGGTCGATGGAGGCATCACTCTCAAACGTGTAAAGTTTGATCATACAAAGAGAAGCCTGTTGCTGGAGCCCATCAATATAGACTACCCGACTCTTATATTAGACCATGATCAGACTAGAGACGTTTACCTGCTCGGCACACTTGCTGTCCAGTTGCGAGTTTACGTTTAG
- a CDS encoding helix-turn-helix domain-containing protein, translating into MSKRKIKAVWLTVERVAELKGCSKRTVWRYISDMQLKTHKQFVKSGSRSVNKSFVLTNPELYELETAHCDMNLVTPSEFVEAEIEIDGMQVVSALIYGYAPVGDEPGGSDELL; encoded by the coding sequence ATGAGCAAGAGAAAGATCAAAGCAGTCTGGCTCACCGTAGAACGGGTGGCTGAACTGAAGGGCTGTTCCAAGAGGACTGTCTGGCGTTACATTTCAGATATGCAGTTGAAGACGCATAAGCAGTTTGTGAAGTCCGGGAGCCGGAGCGTCAATAAGAGCTTCGTGCTGACTAACCCGGAACTCTATGAACTGGAGACTGCTCACTGTGACATGAATCTTGTCACACCGAGCGAGTTCGTAGAAGCCGAGATTGAGATCGACGGCATGCAGGTAGTCAGTGCCTTGATTTATGGTTATGCGCCTGTAGGTGACGAGCCGGGAGGATCAGATGAGCTTCTATAG